The Mannheimia granulomatis sequence TTTCAATCAATCTTTTGTTACCGATTACCACATCTCTGACAAGCAAACCCTTAACTCTAAAATGAGGATTTTGCGATGTCTATTTCTAACTCTCATCATTCAGCTAAAGTGATTTGGACGGTTGCCGGCTCGGATTCCTGTGCCGGAGCAGGTTTACAAACCGATTTACATACGTTTCACGATTTCAATTTGGTTGGTTGCTCGGTGGTCACTTCCGTGACTGCTCAACACCCGCATGGCGTGCTTTGTGTAACGCCTGTTGATGATTACACTTTCCGCCAGCAGTTTGAGGCTTTGCTCATTCAAGGTTACCCGAATGCAATTAAAATCGGCTTGCTTTGTTCCCAAAATCAGGTGGAAATTCTGTGCGACTATATCCAAAAAATCCGTGTAGAAAGCCAAGAATATTGCCAAGTAATTTACGACCCAGTGGCGGTAGCAAGTAGTGGGCAAGCCTTATCAGATAGTATTTTGTTACCTATTGTGCAGAAAAAACTTTATCCCTTAGTGGATTTAATTACCCCAAATGGTATGGAATTAGCCTTGCTGAGTGAAACAGAAATTGTTACTTTTGAGGATGTAAAAACTGCCGCTCAAAAACTATTTGCTCAAGGCATAAAAGCCGTATTAGCCAAGGGCGGACATTTTGAATGGCAAGGCGAAACAGTAAGCGATTATTTACTCACTCCACAAGAGAGCTACTGCTTTTCCCACCAGCGTTTGCAAAGCGTGAATACTCACGGCACAGGCTGTACCTTTGCTTCTGCAATCGGAGCGATGTTGGCAAAAGGCTTTGCTTTGCCAGATGCCGTTACCCTTGCCACAGCTTATCTGCAGCAAGGCCTATCTGAAACGGAAGGAAAAGGACAAACTGCGTTAAGTTCTCTTTGCCACACAGGCTACCCAAGCGACATTACCTTTTTCCCAAAAACTACATTAATGTCGGCCCTCCTTCATTTACCGCAGCAAGCCTTTACTCCAACCGATTATCAACTTGGGCTTTA is a genomic window containing:
- the thiE gene encoding thiamine phosphate synthase, which encodes MSISNSHHSAKVIWTVAGSDSCAGAGLQTDLHTFHDFNLVGCSVVTSVTAQHPHGVLCVTPVDDYTFRQQFEALLIQGYPNAIKIGLLCSQNQVEILCDYIQKIRVESQEYCQVIYDPVAVASSGQALSDSILLPIVQKKLYPLVDLITPNGMELALLSETEIVTFEDVKTAAQKLFAQGIKAVLAKGGHFEWQGETVSDYLLTPQESYCFSHQRLQSVNTHGTGCTFASAIGAMLAKGFALPDAVTLATAYLQQGLSETEGKGQTALSSLCHTGYPSDITFFPKTTLMSALLHLPQQAFTPTDYQLGLYPVVDSFEWIERLISAGVKTLQIRVKNRPLAEIENEIAQSVALAKKHNVRLFVNDYWQLALKYQAYGVHLGQEDLAAADLNAIQQAGLRLGVSTHGYFEIMRALAVKPSYIAFGHVFPTQTKQMPSQPQGLINLAKYADLVAPLHIPTVAIGGIQQANIEQVMKCGVGSVAVVSAITQDQEWQQAVKNLEKFANGGKKGGNDE